In Topomyia yanbarensis strain Yona2022 chromosome 2, ASM3024719v1, whole genome shotgun sequence, one DNA window encodes the following:
- the LOC131684120 gene encoding another transcription unit protein has translation MGRNKDSEGSGSDSDSSRGSRSRSGTPQLAPTPGHSLEHHDSRSHSPVNRSGSGTPQNRSRSNTPAGSHRSRSGSARSGSGQRSRSGSPAGSQRSRSGTPRSHSGSQRSRSGSGSPTGSQRSRSGSRSRSGTPAHRSKSGTPVNRSQSRSPAPRSRSGSRSRSVSPAKSQSSRRSRSRSRKSGSRSPSQAKSQRSKSGSRSRSRSADSNRSGSVGSEVGDKRKRTIVSSDSGSDADKIQKKKKNKLIDSDSDEPSEPEQTVKEKDNVTADTLFGDADDISSDEASERERDELDDLEDEQRKKEQSDRERSRSKSRSRSRSRSRSRSRSRGSDRRSSDDERGEGLARFEEPKETEVEPEPIPETRIDVEIPRIVTDLGRDLHFVKLPNFLSVETRPFDVETYEDEIDEEETLDEEGRQRLKLKVGNTIRWRNNIDEEGNGVRETNARMVRWSDGSMSLHLGSEIFDVYKQPLQGDHNHLFIRQGTGLQGQSVFRTKLTFRPHSTESFTHKKMTMSLADRSTKTSGIKILTQVGFDPDANRKQNIKKEEEKLKMAMRAKPTQSKSSGRKKDSGANANSSYQQDDGSDEEGGISIAAIKNKYKDDRSKPKQGAAIYSSDEDGSDMEMGRKKKNPNKKRVLKALENSDDSDDDGSEHSGSGSGSGSEPGSASGSEAGSGSEKSTAKGKSADEGGGGDESDE, from the exons ATGGGACGAAATAAGGACAGCGAAGGATCAG GTTCAGACTCTGATTCTAGCCGTGGTAGCCGCAGTCGAAGTGGTACTCCTCAGCTAGCACCGACCCCAGGTCACTCGTTGGAACATCATGATTCCAGATCCCACTCACCGGTGAATCGTTCCGGCTCAGGAACTCCACAAAACCGTAGTCGCTCGAATACGCCTGCTGGTTCGCACCGTTCTCGTTCCGGATCGGCGAGATCCGGGTCCGGTCAACGATCTCGAAGTGGTTCTCCGGCTGGTTCCCAACGGTCGCGCTCGGGAACGCCAAGGTCTCATTCCGGGTCGCAGCGATCCCGATCTGGATCTGGCAGTCCTACCGGCTCACAGCGCTCTAGATCCGGTTCTCGCTCTCGAAGTGGAACACCGGCACATCGTTCAAAGAGTGGCACGCCGGTGAATAGATCCCAAAGCAGAAGTCCGGCGCCACGATCCAGAAGTGGATCCCGCTCACGCTCCGTTTCTCCG GCTAAATCTCAATCGAGTCGGAGATCGCGGTCCAGATCGAGAAAATCCGGCAGTCGTTCTCCATCGCAAGCAAAGTCACAACGTTCTAAGTCGGGATCTCGTTCGCGGTCTAGAAGCGCCGATTCAAACCGATCTGGTTCGGTAGGATCCGAAGTGGGTGACAAACGAAAACGGACGATTGTTTCCAGTGATTCTGGTTCTGATGCGGATAAGattcaaaagaaaaagaaaaataagctGATTGATTCTGATTCGGATGAGCCGTCCGAACCGGAACAAACAGTAAAAGAAAAGGACAATGTTACTGCTGATACGTTGTTCGGAGATGCAGATGATATAAGCTCGGATGAAGCTTCGGAACGGGAACGAGATGAGTTGGATGATTTGGAAGATGAGCAAAGAAAGAAGGAGCAAAGCGATAGGGAGCGATCCCGAAGCAAAAGTAGATCTCGATCGCGGTCTAGATCCAGATCCAGGTCGAGAAGTCGTGGCAGTGATCGTCGGTCTTCGGACGATGAGCGTGGGGAAGGGTTGGCTCGTTTTGAAGAACCGAAGGAGACAGAAGTGGAGCCAGAGCCAATTCCGGAAACAAGAATTGATGTGGAAATTCCCCGGATTGTCACTGATTTGGGGCGTGATTTGCACTTTGTCAAGCTTCCTAATTTCCTTTCGGTTGAAACACGACCTTTTGATGTTGAAACCTACGAGGACGAGATTGACGAGGAGGAAACTCTGGATGAGGAAGGTCGACAGCGTTTGAAGTTGAAGGTCGGAAATACCATCCGCTGGCGAAACAATATCGACGAGGAAGGAAATGGAGTTCGAGAAACAAATGCCCGCATGGTTCGATGGTCAGATGGAAGCATGAGTCTGCATTTGGGATCTGAAATCTTCGACGTTTATAAGCAACCTTTGCAAGGCGATCATAACCATTTATTCATTCGTCAGGGTACTGGTCTTCAAGGGCAATCTGTATTCCGTACTAAGCTGACCTTCCGACCACATTCTACAGAATCGTTTACTCACAAGAAGATGACGATGTCGCTAGCCGATCGATCTACAAAGACATCCGGTATCAAAATCCTTACCCAGGTCGGGTTTGATCCGGATGCGAATCGAAAGCAGAACAtcaaaaaagaagaagaaaaactcaaaatggcGATGCGAGCAAAACCGACCCAGTCAAAATCGAGTGGTCGCAAAAAGGATTCCGGAGCCAATGCCAACAGTTCCTACCAGCAAGACGATGGTTCCGACGAAGAGGGTGGCATTTCCATTGCAGCTATTAAGAACAAGTACAAGGATGATCGCTCGAAGCCGAAGCAAGGCGCGGCTATTTATTCGTCGGATGAAGATGGCTCCGATATGGAGATGGGCAGAAAGAAAAAGAACCCAAACAAAAAAAGAGTTCTTAAGGCACTAGAAAATTCTGATGATAGTGACGATGATGGTTCTGAGCATTCAGGCTCTGGTTCCGGTTCAGGTTCGGAGCCAGGATCTGCTTCTGGTTCAGAGGCTGGATCTGGCAGCGAAAAAAGCACAGCAAAAGGAAAGTCTGCTGACGAGGGTGGCGGTGGCGATGAAAGTGACGagtaa
- the LOC131680654 gene encoding uncharacterized protein LOC131680654 yields the protein MAELDLTQTPCDTCGQISAENEGMVGCEGCKSWHHFRCVGVTAAVRKEKKWFCSETACQEAAQEFQKNKEPKKTGRSKKNADDSDRSSVKSDRSNVLTVEQRMQAMEEKQKQMEQELLAEWALKEKERAFKRSLEEKRNLLEKQLREKEEEDQKYLQKERLREKQEPMKGLDEELDEVKGAVGQLTKGNVKLLPKTNESDDDEDEEEQSQSEDEKVTDSESSNDQGESVRKDNCESVRKDNVKEQKKSGPTKSQMAARNGITRKLPTFTGAPEEWPLFYGAYQASNEACGFSDVENLVRLQENLKGPALELVRGQLLLPKSVPRVIAKLRQLYGRPEQLLQSHLEKVRRLESPKAEKLASYIPFGNVVEQLCEHIEAADLSQHLINPLLIQDLVDKLPDVDKREWVRFKRSKKEVTLRTFTDFLAEIVADACEANVDVQYKAKSPTSHSVRGKLREGGALFNHSVVDTLGSSIFDQRQPKACKVCQRTDHRLRFCQDFKNLDYPDRLKVVIRWKLCNVCLNEHGGTQCKFKIRCNVGECRESHNPLLHPTEDVVGTSAHIHASNPVLFRMIPVKLHYGDKSVTLQAFLDEGASVTLMEKQLADRLGVVGVQEKLIIKWTADVTRIERDSRRLNLWASAVGSGEKMLLKTVRTIDKLMLPQQSLNGEELSEQYMHMRGVPISSYDGRPEMLIGLNNIHSFAPTEVRVGETVEPIAVRCKLGWTVYGPKPTAAQWENGYLGYHQDVTNEDLHDLLKSHYALEESVVTVPQESVEEKRAREILERTTHRVGNRFETGLLWKTDDPRFPESFPMALRRLKQLEKRLEKNPELFNIVCQQIEEYQEKGYAHLATCDELLKTEPDKTWYLPINVVLNPKKPGKVRLVWDAAASVRGISLNSHLLKGPDMLIPLVAVIVGFREYRIALGGDLREMHHQLKILDADKQAQRFLFRKNAMEPPSIFVMDVATFGSTSSPCSAQFVKNRNAAEYSSQYPEAAAAIINRHYVDDYFDSVDTVEDAIRRAKEVSFVHSKAGFEIRNWVSNSSEVLRGLGEKNPAREIHFNENKETANERVLGIIWNPAQDEFSFSTQHGEELKPYFQEGKRPTKRIVLSSVMGFFDPFGLLSPFTIHGKIIIQHLWRSGCKWDDEIGDEGWLMWKRWICLLPDVEKIRIPRCYLGDAMSSLVKSLEVHIFTDASEHAYGYVAYLRADIGGTIRCTLIMSRSKVAPLKRQSIPRLELMAAVLGARMKQTILTTHTLSINRCVLWTDSRTVCSWIQTDQHKYKQFVAFRVGDILEATKVTDWRWLPSKLNMADVLTKRGSGPPLDSNGAWFNGNSLLYQHEDQWPTQETHIEETDEEARGIVLLHHFIDVQTTSRWTKLIRVTANVMRFIDNCRRKKKGLPIRVTRATENQRRLIKTQLLQCNSRFKGRNCNQRKPSFGNRCNSNVFRTK from the exons ATGGCTGAACTAGATTTAACACAAACCCCTTGTGATACGTGTGGACAAATATCCGCGGAGAATGAGGGAATGGTTGGCTGTGAAGGGTGCAAAAGCTGGCATCATTTTCGATGCGTCGGAGTAACAGCAGCTGTAAGAAAAGAGAAGAAGTGGTTTTGTTCAGAGACCGCTTGCCAAGAAGCGGCGCAAGAGTTCCAGAAGAACAAGGAACCGAAGAAAACGGGTCGTTCGAAGAAGAACGCGGATGATTCTGATCGGTCTAGCGTTAAGTCAGATCGTTCAAACGTTCTCACCGTGGAGCAAAGAATGCAGGCCATGGAGGAAAAACAGAAGCAGATGGAGCAAGAACTTCTAGCCGAATGGGCATTAAAGGAGAAGGAAAGAGCGTTCAAACGCTCTCTCGAGGAAAAGAGAAATTTGCTCGAGAAACAGCTGCGTGAGAAGGAAGAAGAAGATCAGAAATATCTTCAAAAGGAACGTCTACGGGAAAAACAAGAGC CAATGAAAGGTCTCGACGAAGAGTTGGACGAAGTGAAAGGTGCAGTCGGTCAGCTCACCAAAGGGAACGTGAAGTTGCTCCCCAAGACTAACGAGTCGGATGATGACGAAGATGAAGAAGAGCAGTCACAGAGTGAAGATGAAAAGGTTACCGACAGCGAATCCAGTAATGATCAGGGCGAATCGGTTAGAAAAGATAACTGCGAATCGGTTAGAAAAGATAACGTCAAAGAGCAGAAAAAATCTGGGCCAACCAAATCGCAGATGGCTGCTAGGAATGGAATAACACGAAAACTCCCCACGTTTACCGGCGCACCGGAAGAATGGCCGTTGTTCTATGGAGCTTATCAAGCATCGAATGAAGCATGCGGGTTTTCCGACGTCGAGAACTTGGTTCGTTTGCAGGAAAACTTAAAAGGTCCAGCTCTTGAGTTAGTTCGTGGACAGTTGCTGCTTCCGAAATCAGTTCCGAGAGTTATTGCAAAACTCCGTCAACTGTATGGTCGACCAGAACAGTTGCTCCAAAGTCACTTGGAGAAAGTTCGCAGATTGGAATCACCCAAAGCTGAAAAATTGGCCAGCTATATACCCTTTGGCAATGTGGTGGAACAGCTGTGCGAACACATTGAAGCGGCGGACCTTTCACAACACTTGATAAATCCGCTACTCATCCAAGATTTAGTTGACAAGCTTCCAGATGTCGACAAACGCGAGTGGGTCCGTTTCAAACGCAGTAAAAAGGAAGTTACTCTGAGGACATTCACTGATTTCCTTGCAGAAATTGTTGCGGACGCCTGCGAAGCAAACGTCGACGTGCAATATAAAGCGAAATCGCCTACTAGTCACTCTGTGAGAGGAAAGCTGAGGGAAGGCGGAGCGCTATTCAATCACAGTGTTGTGGATACTTTGGGCTCGAGCATATTCGATCAGAGACAGCCTAAAGCTTGCAAGGTGTGTCAGCGTACTGATCACCGCCTACGATTCTGCCAAGATTTCAAGAATTTGGACTACCCTGACCGACTAAAAGTCGTCATACGCTGGAAGCTGTGCAATGTTTGCCTCAACGAGCATGGTGGTACACAATGCAAATTTAAAATACGCTGCAATGTTGGGGAATGCAGAGAATCTCACAACCCGTTGCTGCATCCGACGGAAGATGTCGTCGGTACGAGCGCACATATTCATGCCAGTAATCCGGTATTGTTCCGAATGATTCCAGTGAAGCTGCACTACGGTGATAAGTCAGTAACTTTACAAGCATTTCTGGATGAAGGTGCCTCTGTTACCTTGATGGAGAAGCAGTTGGCGGATCGGTTAGGTGTCGTTGGTGTCCAAGAAAAACTAATCATAAAGTGGACAGCTGATGTTACACGAATCGAAAGGGATTCACGTCGATTAAATTTATGGGCATCAGCAGTAGGATCAGGTGAAAAGATGTTGTTGAAAACAGTTCGCACAATTGATAAACTCATGCTACCACAACAGTCTTTGAATGGGGAGGAATTATCGGAGCAGTATATGCACATGCGCGGCGTGCCGATATCATCGTACGACGGCCGTCCAGAAATGCTCATCGGGCTAAATAACATCCATTCTTTTGCCCCAACGGAAGTTAGAGTAGGCGAAACAGTAGAACCCATAGCAGTTCGATGCAAGCTAGGATGGACGGTCTATGGTCCGAAGCCAACAGCTGCTCAGTGGGAGAATGGTTACCTGGGGTACCACCAGGATGTCACTAACGAAGACCTGCATGACTTGTTGAAAAGCCATTACGCTCTGGAAGAGTCGGTGGTGACAGTCCCACAAGAATCAGTGGAGGAGAAGAGAGCACGAGAAATTCTAGAGCGCACCACTCATCGAGTTGGCAACCGTTTCGAAACCGGTCTTCTGTGGAAAACAGATGATCCGCGTTTCCCGGAAAGCTTCCCCATGGCATTGCGAAGGCTTAAACAGTTGGAGAAAAGGCTGGAAAAGAACCCTGAGCTATTCAATATAGTTTGCCAACAAATAGAAGAATATCAAGAAAAAGGATATGCTCATCTAGCTACTTGCGACGAATTATTGAAAACGGAGCCTGATAAAACTTGGTATCTTCCAATAAACGTCGTCTTGAATCCCAAGAAACCAGGGAAAGTGCGTCTGGTGTGGGACGCTGCCGCCTCTGTTCGAGGGATTTCGCTAAACTCGCACCTACTAAAGGGGCCGGATATGCTAATCCCACTAGTAGCGGTTATTGTTGGATTCAGAGAGTATAGAATAGCTCTCGGTGGAGATCTTCGTGAAATGCATCACCAGCTGAAAATACTTGACGCAGACAAACAAGCTCAAAGATTTCTTTTCCGAAAGAACGCCATGGAACCACCAAGCATATTCGTCATGGACGTCGCAACATTCGGGTCAACGAGCTCACCGTGCTCGGCTCAGTTTGTGAAAAACCGGAACGCAGCAGAGTATTCATCCCAATATCCGGAAGCAGCAGCGGCGATCATCAATCGACACTATGTCGATGATTACTTTGACAGCGTCGATACCGTCGAAGATGCCATTCGACGTGCAAAGGAGGTGAGCTTTGTACATTCTAAAGCGGGTTTCGAAATACGAAACTGGGTTTCGAACTCATCTGAAGTACTTCGTGGTCTTGGAGAAAAAAACCCAGCTAGAGAAATCCATTTCAATGAGAACAAAGAAACCGCGAATGAACGTGTCTTGGGAATTATTTGGAACCCAGCACAAGACGAATTTTCCTTTTCTACTCAGCACGGCGAAGAACTCAAACCGTATTTCCAAGAAGGGAAAAGGCCGACAAAAAGAATCGTTTTGAGCAGTGTTATGGGATTCTTTGATCCATTCGGGCTATTATCACCCTTCACGATCCACGGTAAGATAATAATCCAGCATTTGTGGCGTTCCGGTTGCAAATGGGATGACGAAATTGGCGATGAAGGCTGGCTAATGTGGAAGCGCTGGATTTGTCTACTTCCGGACGTTGAAAAAATTCGCATTCCTCGTTGTTATCTCGGAGATGCAATGTCTTCGTTAGTCAAGTCGCTGGAGGTTCACATTTTCACGGATGCGAGTGAACACGCCTACGGCTACGTTGCATATTTGCGAGCTGACATTGGCGGAACAATTAGGTGTACTTTGATCATGTCGCGTTCGAAAGTAGCTCCTTTGAAACGCCAGTCCATCCCCCGTCTCGAATTGATGGCTGCTGTTCTTGGAGCCCGTATGAAGCAAACGATTCTTACAACACACACCCTGAGCATTAACCGTTGTGTGCTGTGGACTGATTCTCGTACCGTATGTAGCTGGATACAGACTGATCAACACAAGTACAAGCAATTTGTGGCTTTCCGTGTTGGGGACATTTTAGAAGCGACCAAAGTCACAGACTGGCGATGGCTTCCATCGAAGTTGAACATGGCTGATGTCTTGACGAAGCGGGGCAGTGGCCCACCACTAGATAGTAATGGAGCGTGGTTTAATGGTAATTCGTTATTGTATCAACATGAAGACCAGTGGCCAACGCAAGAAACTCATATTGAAGAAACCGACGAGGAGGCGAGAGGTATTGTATTGCTCCATCACTTCATCGACGTTCAAACAACCTCTCGGTGGACAAAGCTGATCAGGGTGACAGCAAACGTTATGCGCTTCATTGACAACTGCAGACGCAAGAAGAAAGGGTTGCCAATACGAGTTACAAGAGCAACGGAGAACCAGCGGAGGTTGATTAAAACTCAGCTTCTGCAGTGCAACAGCCGTTTCAAAGGGAGGAACTGCAATCAGCGGAAACCATCATTTGGAAACAGGTGCAATTCGAATGTTTTCCGGACGAAATGA
- the LOC131684121 gene encoding UPF0545 protein C22orf39 homolog, with product MTLHAHNLPSQPKTPEQEEVFRNLWSIRPCFFYSEEYDDCTSIKARFNQYFIHGESIDCTQWKRDFDNCVRFERNQQDTKSALQLIESERERRMNRLGAHYRNDVWKKREQAPKDWSKPLPEKMQKEYEQSYLALKAQEIQGGKHTSTSDQRTMCVVM from the exons ATGACTCTTCACGCACACAATCTCCCTTCGCAGCCGAAAACTCCAGAGCAAGAGGAAGTTTTCCGAAACTTATGGTCG ATACGACCTTGCTTCTTCTATAGTGAAGAGTACGATGATTGTACCAGTATCAAAGCCCGCTTCAACCAGTATTTTATCCACGGCGAGAGTATCGATTGTACCCAATGGAAACGGGACTTTGACAATTGTGTACGATTCGAACGAAATCAACAGGACACTAAAAGCGCCCTTCAGTTGATTGAAAGTGAACGAGAACGGCGAATGAACAGGTTAGGAGCTCACTACCGAAACGACGTGTGGAAAAAGCGTGAGCAGGCACCGAAAGATTGGTCCAAACCATTACCGGAAAAAATGCAAAAGGAATACGAGCAATCCTATCTAGCACTGAAAGCGCAGGAGATACAAGGAGGAAAACATACTTCGACGAGTGATCAAAGGACAATGTGCGTAGTAATGTAG